The window TCAGGAACAACCAAAGGCTCTCCCTTTTCTGCCACATATCCAGCAATGCCCACACCCAAAGGAATCCTTATCTCCTTTACGCCCTCTCCTTTTTTCCCTAATGCAACCTTGAATATAAGCTCATTTTTTTCTTTGTCCAAGAGCATTAAAGAACTCGCCTCAGCCCTCATTAGCTGAGCTACAAGCTTCATTGAGACTTCTAAAACCCTATCAATGTTTAAGCTTGAATTTACTGTCCTGGCAACCTCTGTTAAGACGGTCTTCTCTGAGACCTTTCTAACCAGGTCATGAAAAAGGGAGGCATTTTCAATAAGAACACCTATCTGATTTGCAATACTTCCAAGAAGCTCCTCATCATCCCTTGTAAAAGCCTCCTTTCCCAATGTATTGATAACCTCAATAACACCAATTATCTTCCTTTTTGCCTTCAAGGGAACGCAAAGGAGATTGTATGGAAGATAGCTTATTTCCTCTGCAATATCCCTTTTAAACCTTTTGTCTTCTAAGGGATTTGGAACAATTAAGGGTTCTCCATTTTTTGCTACCCAGCCTGCAATGCCCTCTCCTAATGGAACATCAAATTTCTTTACCTCATCCGCCATCGGCCCCTTTGCCACTTTGAAAATAAGCTTTGTTCCACTTTTGTCTAAAAGGAGGATACTTCCTGCATCGGTTCTCATAAAACGAAGGATAGAATCCATAATCAATGAAAGGAGGTCATCTACCTCAAGGTCTAAGCCAAGCATCTCATTTATCTCCTGAAGGATTTCTGCTTTTAATGAAATTGCCTCTAGTGAGGAATAGATAGTCCTTACCCTCTCCTCCCTCTCCTTGGTTCTTTCCTGGATTGTAGAAAGCTCTGATTCTAATCCCGCAATTAGACCCCTTAAAACCCTAACATCCTTTTCTAAAATTGTTTTGTCCATAATTTAAGTATAACCTAAAAAATTATAAAAAGCAAGAAAGAATTTTTATTTGTTTAAAATTCATCCACTTTTAAAAATTTTGAATTCTAAATTTTGAATTTTGGATTGAAGGTTTAAGTTTTATAAAATTTTTCCCCTTTTAATTCAAAATTCAACATTCAAAATTCATAATTTTATAAAGTTTTCCTTAAGATTATCTAAACACCTACCTAAATTTTGTTTTGCTCTATTATCTCCTTTGCAAGCTCAAAATAGCTTAAAGCACCCTTTGATGCCTTGTCATATAAAATAGCAGGCTTTCCATAGGATGGAGCCTCAGCAAGCCTTATATTGTTAGGAATGACGGTTTTGTAAAGCCTGTCTTTAAAATGTTTTTTTACCTCCTCAAAGATTTCATAGGAAAGCCTTGTCCTTGGATTAA of the bacterium genome contains:
- a CDS encoding GAF domain-containing protein; the protein is MDKTILEKDVRVLRGLIAGLESELSTIQERTKEREERVRTIYSSLEAISLKAEILQEINEMLGLDLEVDDLLSLIMDSILRFMRTDAGSILLLDKSGTKLIFKVAKGPMADEVKKFDVPLGEGIAGWVAKNGEPLIVPNPLEDKRFKRDIAEEISYLPYNLLCVPLKAKRKIIGVIEVINTLGKEAFTRDDEELLGSIANQIGVLIENASLFHDLVRKVSEKTVLTEVARTVNSSLNIDRVLEVSMKLVAQLMRAEASSLMLLDKEKNELIFKVALGKKGEGVKEIRIPLGVGIAGYVAEKGEPLVVPDTSKDPRFFKEADEKSGFQTRSIICVPLRIKDKIIGVAQAINKIGGTFADEDIELFEAIALQIAIGLENASLYKELEDLFLSIIISLTATIDAKDPYTHGHSQRVCEYSLAIGKEMGLLEDEINQLKLSALLHDIGKIGIDEKILRKPAKLTDDEFGEIKKHPGTGANIIEHIKKLKDITPSIKHHHERFEGGGYPDGLSGENIPLFSRIIAVADTFDAMTSDRPYRKGGEPEVALAEIERCKGSQFDERCADAFISAYKKGRIKSKDDMELAFSPLTS